The Litchfieldia alkalitelluris genome has a window encoding:
- a CDS encoding SDR family oxidoreductase, which translates to MELDLKGKVALVLASSQGLGKAIATELVKEGANVVISSRDEDKLVKVQKEIAVVGTGKVSYVKADITKLEDIKNLVSKTEELFGRIDILVNNAGGPPAGSFDQLTDEDWQNSFELNLLSYVRVIRETLPYLRKQGGKILNIASSSIKEPIPGLLLSNTFRLGIVGLTKSLAQELATDQILINTVAPGRIATERVSFLDQVNAEKLGITKEEIEEKMKSNIPLGRYGEPVEFAKFVTFLVSDANSYMTGNSYLVDGGMVKSV; encoded by the coding sequence ATGGAGTTAGATTTAAAAGGAAAAGTTGCTTTGGTTTTAGCTTCTAGTCAAGGACTTGGAAAAGCAATAGCAACTGAACTGGTAAAAGAGGGAGCTAATGTTGTTATTTCGAGCCGAGATGAAGATAAACTTGTGAAGGTTCAAAAAGAAATAGCTGTAGTTGGCACCGGTAAGGTTTCATATGTTAAGGCTGATATTACGAAACTTGAAGACATTAAGAACTTGGTATCGAAAACAGAAGAACTATTTGGACGCATTGATATTTTAGTAAATAATGCAGGGGGACCACCAGCAGGATCCTTTGATCAGTTAACAGATGAAGATTGGCAGAATTCGTTTGAGTTAAATCTCTTGAGTTATGTCCGTGTAATAAGAGAAACACTTCCATACCTTAGAAAACAAGGAGGGAAGATTCTTAATATTGCATCTTCCTCCATTAAGGAACCAATACCTGGTCTTCTATTATCAAACACTTTTAGGTTGGGTATTGTAGGCCTAACTAAATCACTCGCACAAGAGCTTGCAACAGATCAAATTTTAATTAACACTGTAGCTCCTGGACGAATTGCTACAGAGCGAGTTAGTTTTTTAGACCAAGTAAATGCTGAGAAGCTTGGGATTACAAAAGAGGAAATTGAGGAAAAAATGAAATCAAACATCCCATTAGGAAGATATGGTGAACCAGTCGAGTTTGCGAAATTTGTGACATTTTTAGTCTCTGATGCTAATTCATACATGACAGGTAATTCATATTTAGTAGATGGGGGAATGGTTAAATCTGTTTAA
- a CDS encoding GNAT family N-acetyltransferase produces MNKDFFVFDSNIPRKAVIRNYTEQDFENLIRIQHECFPPPFPSELLWNNEQLSNHVKLFPEGALCVEVEGVLCGSMTGLRVDFSPQHPLHSWEEITSNGYITNHKNTGNTIYIVDISVSPTYRSLGIGKWLMQSMYEVVVHLDADRLLGGGRLSGFHRQSSNMSAEEYIEKVLCGELKDPVITFLLKCGRTPVQLVENYLDDEESKNYGLLMEWKNPFKKLAP; encoded by the coding sequence ATGAACAAAGATTTTTTTGTGTTTGACAGTAACATTCCACGAAAAGCTGTTATTAGAAATTATACAGAACAAGACTTTGAGAACTTAATTCGAATTCAACATGAATGTTTTCCACCGCCATTTCCTTCTGAACTGTTGTGGAATAATGAACAATTAAGTAATCATGTGAAATTATTTCCTGAAGGTGCACTTTGCGTTGAAGTCGAAGGAGTGCTGTGTGGTTCCATGACTGGACTAAGGGTCGATTTTAGTCCACAACATCCTTTGCACTCATGGGAAGAAATTACGAGTAACGGATATATCACTAACCATAAAAATACAGGAAACACTATATATATTGTTGATATTTCTGTAAGTCCTACATATCGCTCATTGGGCATTGGAAAATGGCTAATGCAATCCATGTATGAGGTAGTAGTACATTTAGATGCTGACCGTCTACTTGGGGGTGGTCGATTATCAGGATTCCATCGACAATCTTCTAACATGTCTGCTGAGGAATATATAGAAAAAGTATTATGTGGTGAGTTGAAGGATCCCGTTATTACTTTCTTGCTTAAGTGTGGGAGAACACCTGTACAGCTTGTAGAGAATTATTTGGATGATGAAGAATCAAAAAATTATGGGCTATTAATGGAATGGAAAAACCCATTTAAAAAACTGGCTCCATGA
- a CDS encoding trypsin-like peptidase domain-containing protein yields the protein MKRTNGLGDRMNKWNEEETDYDKYEEPSLEDFKAEEDSIKDKHNPTMKFFVKVIVFLLVFSLLTGVFSVWFKMFNLPSFEFLQKSQRLSEEEIIQLSKEAIVTIEGNGIKGTGFNIAANGMIITNHHVVENMSNIVVSFPNGDFLQGEVIVSDPTIDFALVDIKTDFEYPFLELVNVNDQPWEIGEAVYIIGNPLAYHRIAIDGKIVNQDESGSLRLDALVHKGNSGSPVLNQEGKVIGVIYAKTIPAIGEGEATQGIATPINQFIHYINSTGS from the coding sequence ATGAGGAGCCATCTTTAGAAGATTTTAAGGCGGAAGAAGATTCAATAAAGGATAAGCATAATCCAACAATGAAGTTTTTCGTAAAGGTGATTGTCTTTTTACTTGTTTTCTCACTTCTTACTGGTGTGTTTAGTGTTTGGTTTAAAATGTTTAATTTGCCTTCTTTTGAATTTCTACAAAAATCACAAAGGTTGTCTGAGGAAGAAATCATCCAACTTTCTAAAGAAGCTATTGTAACAATTGAAGGAAATGGGATTAAAGGTACTGGATTTAATATAGCAGCAAATGGAATGATTATAACGAATCATCATGTAGTGGAAAATATGTCAAACATTGTTGTTAGTTTTCCTAATGGAGATTTTTTACAGGGAGAAGTGATCGTGTCTGATCCAACCATTGATTTTGCTTTAGTTGATATCAAGACTGATTTTGAATATCCTTTTCTTGAACTTGTTAATGTTAATGATCAACCATGGGAAATTGGAGAAGCTGTCTACATAATCGGAAATCCTCTTGCATACCACAGGATTGCAATAGATGGTAAAATCGTTAATCAAGATGAATCAGGGTCACTTAGATTAGATGCGCTAGTTCATAAAGGAAACAGTGGTAGTCCTGTCCTCAATCAAGAAGGAAAAGTAATTGGTGTCATATATGCGAAAACAATTCCAGCAATAGGAGAAGGAGAAGCAACACAAGGAATTGCTACTCCAATTAATCAGTTTATCCATTATATTAATTCAACTGGCTCTTAA
- a CDS encoding YjcZ family sporulation protein translates to MGYCGYGYAAPVAPVSGWGSGFALIVVLFILLIIVGAAWL, encoded by the coding sequence ATGGGCTATTGTGGATATGGATATGCGGCTCCTGTTGCGCCTGTTTCTGGTTGGGGTAGCGGATTTGCATTAATCGTTGTATTGTTCATTTTATTAATAATTGTTGGGGCAGCTTGGTTATAA
- a CDS encoding YjcZ family sporulation protein: MGAVAGAGYGAGFALIVVLFILLIIVGAAYVGYGY, encoded by the coding sequence ATGGGTGCTGTTGCAGGTGCTGGATATGGAGCAGGTTTTGCTTTGATCGTTGTTCTATTCATTTTATTGATCATTGTAGGTGCTGCGTACGTAGGTTACGGATACTAA